A genomic region of Barnesiella viscericola DSM 18177 contains the following coding sequences:
- the rpsL gene encoding 30S ribosomal protein S12 translates to MPTIQQLVRKGRVVLEDKSKSPALDSCPQRRGVCVRVYTTTPKKPNSAMRKVARVRLTNGKEVNSYIPGEGHNLQEHSIVLVRGGRVKDLPGVRYHIVRGTLDTAGVGGRTQRRSKYGAKRPKAGAAPAAKGKK, encoded by the coding sequence ATGCCTACGATTCAACAATTAGTAAGAAAAGGACGGGTTGTATTGGAAGACAAGAGTAAATCTCCTGCATTGGATTCATGTCCGCAAAGACGTGGCGTTTGCGTGAGAGTTTACACGACGACTCCTAAGAAACCTAACTCTGCCATGCGTAAAGTTGCTCGTGTACGTTTAACCAACGGAAAAGAGGTGAACTCTTATATCCCCGGTGAAGGTCACAATCTGCAAGAGCACTCTATCGTACTCGTTCGTGGCGGTCGTGTAAAAGACCTCCCCGGTGTTCGTTATCACATCGTACGTGGTACATTGGATACTGCCGGTGTAGGTGGCCGTACGCAACGTCGCTCGAAATATGGCGCCAAGAGACCGAAAGCAGGAGCTGCACCTGCCGCAAAAGGTAAGAAATAA
- the rpsG gene encoding 30S ribosomal protein S7 has protein sequence MRKAKPKKRVVLPDPVFNDVRVSKFVNHLMYDGKKSIAYSIFYSALEIAKSKLPNEEKSALEIWKKALENITPQVEVKSRRVGGATFQVPTEIRPDRKESISMKNLIIYSRKRGGKTMADKLAAEIVDAFNEQGGAFKRKEDMHKMAEANRAFAHFRF, from the coding sequence ATGAGAAAAGCAAAACCAAAGAAACGGGTTGTATTACCAGATCCCGTATTCAATGATGTAAGGGTTTCAAAATTTGTGAACCACTTGATGTATGATGGTAAAAAGAGTATAGCTTACTCTATTTTCTACAGCGCATTGGAGATTGCGAAATCGAAACTGCCCAACGAGGAAAAATCGGCCCTCGAAATCTGGAAGAAAGCCCTCGAAAATATTACACCTCAAGTAGAGGTTAAGTCTCGCCGTGTGGGTGGTGCTACATTCCAAGTACCTACGGAAATCCGCCCCGATCGTAAGGAATCTATTTCAATGAAAAATCTTATTATCTATTCTCGTAAGAGAGGTGGCAAAACGATGGCCGACAAACTGGCTGCCGAAATTGTCGACGCTTTCAACGAGCAGGGTGGTGCATTCAAACGTAAAGAAGACATGCACAAGATGGCCGAGGCCAACCGTGCATTCGCTCATTTTAGATTTTAA